One Rosa chinensis cultivar Old Blush chromosome 3, RchiOBHm-V2, whole genome shotgun sequence DNA window includes the following coding sequences:
- the LOC112193748 gene encoding nudix hydrolase 15, mitochondrial isoform X2 — MQNMNIAIGLNNNMAYIVPPSLCQTEDLGSENLRRLAKQLQFYKPPKPIDEVEENIEHGINDVPSSVKMRERRAAVLICLFEDPEDELRVILTRRSMNLASHPGGKMEEGDEDESATALREAMEEIGLDSSLVQVVAQLEFFLSQHLLTVVPVIGLVSRIEDFKPLLNADEVDAIFDVPLEMFLKKENHRFEDREWRGWKYVVHHFDFESEQGEFLIWGLTASILIRAASVIYQQSPFFQAHLPDFQTLQRALHSVDSNVA; from the exons ATGCAGAACATGAACATTGCAATTGGCCTAAATAATAACATGGCTTATATAGTTCCTCCCTCTCTGTGCCAAACAGAGGATTTGGGAAGCGAAAATCTCCGAAGGCTTGCCAAACAGCTTCAGTTTTACAAACCACCCAAACCAATTGACGAAGTGGAGGAAAATATTGAGCATGGCATAAATGACGTGCCTTCTTCTGTAAAAATGAGGGAGAGAAGAGCAGCTGTTCTGATATGCCTCTTTGAAGATCCTGAGGATGAGCTAAGAGTTATTCTTACTAGAAGATCAATGAACTTGGCTTCACATCCAG GTGGGAAAATGGAGGAGGGAGATGAAGATGAATCTGCAACTGCACTGAGGGAAGCCATGGAAGAGATTGGCCTAGATTCTAGTCTAGTTCAAGTTGTTGCTCAACTAGAGTTCTTTTTATCTCAG CACTTGCTCACAGTTGTCCCTGTAATTGGACTCGTATCCCGGATAGAAGATTTCAAGCCTCTACTCAACGCTGACGAAGTTGATGCAATATTTGATGTCCCATTGGAGATGTTTCTCAAG AAAGAAAATCACAGATTTGAGGACAGAGAATGGAGGGGATGGAAGTATGTTGTCCATCATTTTGATTTCGAATCCGAGCAAGGGGAGTTTTTAATATGGGGACTAACTGCAAGCATTCTGATTAGAGCTGCCTCTGTTATCTACCAACAATCTCCATTCTTCCAAGCACATCTCCCTGACTTCCAAACTTTGCAAAGAGCCTTGCATAGTGTTGACTCTAATGTAGCATGA
- the LOC112193748 gene encoding nudix hydrolase 22, chloroplastic isoform X3: protein MNIAIGLNNNMAYIVPPSLCQTEDLGSENLRRLAKQLQFYKPPKPIDEVEENIEHGINDVPSSVKMRERRAAVLICLFEDPEDELRVILTRRSMNLASHPGDVALPGGKMEEGDEDESATALREAMEEIGLDSSLVQVVAQLEFFLSQHLLTVVPVIGLVSRIEDFKPLLNADEVDAIFDVPLEMFLKFRKKITDLRTENGGDGSMLSIILISNPSKGSF from the exons ATGAACATTGCAATTGGCCTAAATAATAACATGGCTTATATAGTTCCTCCCTCTCTGTGCCAAACAGAGGATTTGGGAAGCGAAAATCTCCGAAGGCTTGCCAAACAGCTTCAGTTTTACAAACCACCCAAACCAATTGACGAAGTGGAGGAAAATATTGAGCATGGCATAAATGACGTGCCTTCTTCTGTAAAAATGAGGGAGAGAAGAGCAGCTGTTCTGATATGCCTCTTTGAAGATCCTGAGGATGAGCTAAGAGTTATTCTTACTAGAAGATCAATGAACTTGGCTTCACATCCAG GTGATGTAGCATTGCCAGGTGGGAAAATGGAGGAGGGAGATGAAGATGAATCTGCAACTGCACTGAGGGAAGCCATGGAAGAGATTGGCCTAGATTCTAGTCTAGTTCAAGTTGTTGCTCAACTAGAGTTCTTTTTATCTCAG CACTTGCTCACAGTTGTCCCTGTAATTGGACTCGTATCCCGGATAGAAGATTTCAAGCCTCTACTCAACGCTGACGAAGTTGATGCAATATTTGATGTCCCATTGGAGATGTTTCTCAAG TTCAGAAAGAAAATCACAGATTTGAGGACAGAGAATGGAGGGGATGGAAGTATGTTGTCCATCATTTTGATTTCGAATCCGAGCAAGGGGAGTTTTTAA
- the LOC112193748 gene encoding nudix hydrolase 15, mitochondrial isoform X1, protein MNIAIGLNNNMAYIVPPSLCQTEDLGSENLRRLAKQLQFYKPPKPIDEVEENIEHGINDVPSSVKMRERRAAVLICLFEDPEDELRVILTRRSMNLASHPGDVALPGGKMEEGDEDESATALREAMEEIGLDSSLVQVVAQLEFFLSQHLLTVVPVIGLVSRIEDFKPLLNADEVDAIFDVPLEMFLKKENHRFEDREWRGWKYVVHHFDFESEQGEFLIWGLTASILIRAASVIYQQSPFFQAHLPDFQTLQRALHSVDSNVA, encoded by the exons ATGAACATTGCAATTGGCCTAAATAATAACATGGCTTATATAGTTCCTCCCTCTCTGTGCCAAACAGAGGATTTGGGAAGCGAAAATCTCCGAAGGCTTGCCAAACAGCTTCAGTTTTACAAACCACCCAAACCAATTGACGAAGTGGAGGAAAATATTGAGCATGGCATAAATGACGTGCCTTCTTCTGTAAAAATGAGGGAGAGAAGAGCAGCTGTTCTGATATGCCTCTTTGAAGATCCTGAGGATGAGCTAAGAGTTATTCTTACTAGAAGATCAATGAACTTGGCTTCACATCCAG GTGATGTAGCATTGCCAGGTGGGAAAATGGAGGAGGGAGATGAAGATGAATCTGCAACTGCACTGAGGGAAGCCATGGAAGAGATTGGCCTAGATTCTAGTCTAGTTCAAGTTGTTGCTCAACTAGAGTTCTTTTTATCTCAG CACTTGCTCACAGTTGTCCCTGTAATTGGACTCGTATCCCGGATAGAAGATTTCAAGCCTCTACTCAACGCTGACGAAGTTGATGCAATATTTGATGTCCCATTGGAGATGTTTCTCAAG AAAGAAAATCACAGATTTGAGGACAGAGAATGGAGGGGATGGAAGTATGTTGTCCATCATTTTGATTTCGAATCCGAGCAAGGGGAGTTTTTAATATGGGGACTAACTGCAAGCATTCTGATTAGAGCTGCCTCTGTTATCTACCAACAATCTCCATTCTTCCAAGCACATCTCCCTGACTTCCAAACTTTGCAAAGAGCCTTGCATAGTGTTGACTCTAATGTAGCATGA
- the LOC112193623 gene encoding ammonium transporter 2, which produces MATTTSFAYSAVSPAVPEWLNKGDNAWQLTAATLVGLQSMPGLIILYASIVKKKWAVNSAFMALYAFAAVLICWVLVGYRMAFGDQLLPFWGKGAPALGQRFLIHRAKVPESKHLSSPTVEPFYPMATLVYFQFTFAAITLILLAGSVLGRMNIKAWMAFVPLWLIFSYTVGAFSLWGGGFLYHWGVIDYSGGYVIHLSSGIAGFTAAYWVGPRLKSDRERFPPNNVLLMLAGAGLLWMGWSGFNGGAPYAANINASIAVLNTNICAATSLLVWTSLDVMFFGKPSVIGAVQGMMTGLVCITPGAGLVQSWAAIVMGIASGSIPWVSMMVLHKKSSLLQKVDDTLGAFHTHAVAGLLGGLLTGLFAEPALCRLILPVGNSRGAFYGGNGGVQFLKQIVAALFVIAWNIVSTTIILLGIRCFIPLRMPDEELMIGDDAVHGEEAYALWGDGEKYDPTKHGWNTSVYGEEMAPSPYINGARGVTINL; this is translated from the exons ATGGCGACCACTACTAGTTTTGCCTACAGTGCAGTCTCCCCGGCAGTCCCAGAGTGGCTAAACAAAGGCGATAACGCCTGGCAGCTCACCGCAGCCACATTGGTTGGGCTGCAGAGCATGCCGGGCCTCATCATCCTCTACGCCAGCATAGTCAAGAAGAAATGGGCCGTCAACTCAGCCTTCATGGCCCTCTACGCCTTCGCCGCCGTCCTAATTTGTTGGGTGCTCGTCGGCTACCGCATGGCCTTTGGAGACCAGCTCCTTCCATTTTGGGGTAAGGGAGCTCCTGCCCTTGGACAGAGATTTCTGATCCACCGAGCCAAGGTGCCCGAAAGCAAGCATTTATCGAGCCCGACGGTAGAGCCGTTTTACCCGATGGCGACGCTTGTGTACTTTCAGTTCACTTTTGCTGCCATCACGTTGATTTTGTTAGCTGGGTCGGTTCTTGGGCGCATGAATATTAAGGCTTGGATGGCTTTTGTCCCTCTTTGGCTCATCTTTTCTTACACTGTTGGGGCCTTTAGTCTCTGGGGTGGAGGGTTCCTCTATCATTGGGGTGTCATTGACTACTCCGGTGGTTATGTTATCCACCTCTCCTCAGGCATCGCGGGTTTCACGGCGGCTTATTGG GTTGGTCCAAGGTTGAAGAGTGATAGGGAGAGGTTTCCCCCAAACAACGTTTTGCTTATGCTCGCCGGAGCCGGGCTACTGTGGATGGGGTGGTCGGGTTTCAACGGTGGAGCACCATATGCTGCAAACATCAACGCTTCAATTGCGGTGTTGAACACAAACATATGTGCTGCCACGAGCCTTCTCGTCTGGACTTCTCTAGATGTCATGTTCTTTGGAAAGCCATCGGTGATCGGAGCCGTTCAAGGAATGATGACGGGACTTGTGTGCATTACGCCAGGAGCAGGATTGGTGCAATCGTGGGCGGCTATAGTGATGGGAATTGCTTCTGGAAGCATTCCATGGGTGTCCATGATGGTTCTTCACAAAAAGTCTTCCCTATTACAAAAG GTAGACGACACCCTAGGCGCATTTCATACACACGCAGTGGCCGGACTCCTGGGGGGACTCCTCACCGGACTCTTTGCCGAGCCAGCTCTCTGCAGGCTCATATTGCCAGTTGGCAACAGCCGCGGTGCCTTCTACGGTGGAAATGGCGGGGTCCAATTCCTGAAACAAATTGTGGCAGCCCTGTTTGTGATTGCTTGGAACATAGTCTCAACCACAATTATTCTTCTGGGTATAAGATGCTTCATACCTTTGAGAATGCCTGATGAAGAGCTTATGATTGGAGACGATGCAGTTCATGGAGAAGAGGCATATGCTCTTTGGGGTGATGGAGAGAAATATGACCCAACAAAGCATGGTTGGAATACATCTGTGTATGGTGAAGAAATGGCACCGTCTCCATATATCAATGGGGCTAGAGGTGTCACCATTAATTTGTAA